Proteins from a single region of Lysinibacillus sp. JNUCC-52:
- the recX gene encoding recombination regulator RecX: MRVITKIARQKNNPERYNIYLNEEYAFPVDEAILIQFGLTKGKVLEEFDIQEIAYEDEIRKAFNKGLNFLSYQMRSEHEVKKKLSSLEFGEAVILEAIQKLKSYGFLNDESYSKALLDTKKATMKKGPRAIRQDLIKKGIDKNLQDEVLETYSHEEQVKLATQLAEKVIRSEKKKTPTQIKAKIQDYLMRKGYSFSIVDEVLGQVEIEQAEDEWQSLLDVQGEKVWKKYVSKYTGYELKMKTKQALYQKGFPVEVIDRFIEEKENGE, from the coding sequence ATGCGTGTTATTACAAAAATTGCGCGTCAAAAAAATAATCCAGAACGCTATAATATATATTTGAACGAGGAATACGCTTTTCCTGTAGACGAAGCGATTTTAATACAGTTTGGTCTGACAAAAGGTAAGGTGCTTGAAGAATTTGATATTCAGGAAATTGCCTATGAAGATGAAATTCGTAAAGCATTTAATAAAGGGCTAAATTTTCTATCTTATCAAATGCGTAGTGAGCATGAGGTGAAGAAAAAGTTAAGCTCATTAGAGTTTGGAGAAGCAGTGATATTGGAAGCGATTCAAAAATTAAAATCATATGGATTTTTAAATGATGAATCCTATTCGAAAGCATTGCTTGATACAAAAAAAGCTACGATGAAAAAAGGCCCTCGAGCAATTCGACAAGATCTCATTAAAAAAGGGATTGATAAAAATTTGCAAGATGAGGTGCTTGAAACATATAGCCATGAGGAGCAAGTCAAGCTTGCAACACAGCTTGCTGAAAAAGTAATTCGTTCTGAAAAGAAGAAAACACCAACGCAAATTAAGGCAAAAATTCAAGATTACCTTATGCGAAAAGGATATTCTTTTTCTATTGTAGATGAAGTGCTTGGACAGGTTGAAATTGAACAAGCTGAAGATGAATGGCAGTCCTTGCTCGATGTGCAAGGCGAAAAAGTTTGGAAAAAGTATGTGTCGAAGTATACTGGTTATGAATTAAAAATGAAAACGAAGCAGGCGCTTTATCAAAAAGGATTTCCTGTAGAAGTGATAGATCGTTTTATTGAAGAGAAGGAGAATGGGGAATGA
- a CDS encoding YfhH family protein, whose product MSEKNYAAMTEHELREEVAKLKEKARKAEQLGILNEFAVYERKALMAAAYLVDLDTIVPGEMYRIDGSDNNYFQVDYLKGRFAWGHRLGGDKYQEALPVSILSPIKAGK is encoded by the coding sequence ATGAGTGAAAAAAACTATGCTGCAATGACAGAGCATGAACTACGAGAAGAAGTAGCGAAGCTAAAAGAGAAGGCACGCAAGGCAGAACAGCTGGGTATACTTAATGAATTTGCGGTGTACGAGCGTAAAGCTTTAATGGCAGCGGCTTATTTAGTTGATTTAGATACAATTGTCCCTGGAGAAATGTACAGAATCGATGGCTCGGACAATAACTATTTCCAAGTGGATTATTTAAAAGGACGTTTTGCATGGGGTCATCGCCTAGGGGGCGATAAATATCAGGAAGCGTTGCCAGTTTCGATTTTATCACCGATAAAGGCGGGGAAATAA
- a CDS encoding YfhJ family protein, with the protein MQEKIDKLTAELLEKNPQMSAGRARVWIELLWSDFESTSAKAGYNYRGADYTENLVRQLIASYGDKLHQFAGRNPKYAHLLDASDDMVQ; encoded by the coding sequence ATGCAAGAAAAAATCGATAAACTAACAGCAGAATTACTAGAGAAAAATCCTCAAATGTCAGCAGGGCGTGCACGTGTATGGATTGAGCTTTTATGGAGTGATTTTGAATCTACATCTGCCAAAGCTGGCTATAATTATCGTGGGGCGGATTATACGGAAAATTTAGTGCGCCAATTAATTGCAAGCTACGGCGATAAACTCCATCAATTTGCAGGGCGCAATCCAAAATACGCTCATTTACTAGATGCAAGTGATGATATGGTACAATAA
- a CDS encoding metal-dependent hydrolase, whose product MDSGTHFVMGIALGGLALADPVVANHSMTFTAVMAGTIIGSQAPDVDTVLKLRNNAIYIRHHRGITHSIPAVALWPILITIVLSLIIQDANVLHLWLWTFLAVAIHVFVDIFNAYGTQAIRPFSRKWVALGVINTFDPIIFSLHCLGILLWAFGANPVWTFSVMYGVIVVYYFFRFAVQKAVKKAVHSTIQDEDYVIVAPTMRFFHWRIAAKSKTHYYVGCAYGRTVNIYDKFEIKPLPKTPTVEAAMKDPNLAAFVSFSPLYRWEISELENGLTEVRLIDLRYRSDNRYPFVAVAHLNEDNEIITSYTGWIFTEDKLQKKLQIGASN is encoded by the coding sequence TTGGATTCAGGTACACATTTCGTTATGGGAATAGCACTCGGTGGTCTAGCTTTAGCCGACCCTGTAGTCGCCAATCATTCAATGACTTTTACTGCTGTTATGGCTGGTACCATTATTGGCTCACAAGCACCTGATGTTGATACTGTATTAAAACTACGCAATAATGCGATTTACATTCGACATCATCGTGGTATTACACATTCAATACCAGCAGTAGCCTTATGGCCGATCTTAATTACAATCGTGTTATCACTAATTATTCAGGACGCAAATGTGTTACATTTATGGCTTTGGACATTTCTTGCTGTAGCTATTCATGTTTTTGTTGATATTTTCAATGCATACGGAACACAAGCTATTCGCCCATTCTCTAGAAAGTGGGTAGCCCTTGGTGTTATTAATACATTTGATCCGATTATTTTTTCCCTACATTGCCTTGGAATATTACTATGGGCATTCGGGGCAAATCCAGTCTGGACATTTAGCGTCATGTATGGCGTTATAGTTGTCTATTATTTCTTTAGATTTGCTGTTCAAAAAGCAGTTAAAAAAGCAGTGCACAGTACAATTCAAGATGAAGATTATGTCATTGTAGCGCCTACGATGCGATTTTTCCACTGGCGCATCGCCGCGAAATCGAAAACGCATTACTATGTCGGCTGTGCATATGGGCGAACTGTTAATATTTACGATAAATTCGAAATCAAACCATTGCCAAAAACGCCTACTGTTGAAGCAGCAATGAAAGACCCTAATCTTGCTGCCTTTGTATCTTTTTCACCATTGTATCGTTGGGAAATTTCCGAGCTTGAAAATGGCTTAACAGAAGTGAGGTTAATTGATTTACGTTATCGCAGTGACAATCGCTATCCTTTCGTTGCAGTTGCTCATTTGAACGAAGACAACGAAATTATCACCTCATACACTGGTTGGATTTTTACCGAGGATAAACTTCAAAAAAAATTACAAATTGGCGCAAGCAATTAA
- the mutY gene encoding A/G-specific adenine glycosylase — protein sequence MKYPYVAEFRQSLVEWFEEEKRDLPWRHTKDPYKIWVSEVMLQQTRVDTVIPYYNRFMESFPTLELLAEAPQEYLLKHWEGLGYYSRARNLQAGVREVLENYGGIVPDNRHEISKLKGIGPYTAGAILSIAYNKPEHAVDGNVMRVLSRVLNIHEDIALPKTKKIFEEAVDELIDPHNASSFNQGLMELGALICSPTSPKCLLCPVREFCTAFNEGEPEKLPVKTKKVKMKHILYDVFVCEDEQGRILMEQRPAVGLLANMWQFPMLEQAEDSLLKFAQHYKVETQAQQEILTFKHVFSHLTWHVNAYYMKCKSFEEGEWLTREQIELLPMPVPMLKIWQAIK from the coding sequence GTGAAATATCCATATGTAGCAGAATTTCGACAATCTTTAGTCGAATGGTTTGAAGAAGAGAAACGAGATTTACCTTGGCGGCATACTAAAGACCCTTATAAAATTTGGGTATCTGAGGTAATGCTACAGCAAACACGAGTTGACACAGTTATTCCTTATTACAATCGCTTTATGGAAAGCTTTCCAACTTTAGAATTATTAGCTGAGGCACCACAAGAATATTTATTAAAACATTGGGAAGGCCTTGGCTATTACTCACGGGCGAGAAATTTGCAAGCAGGCGTTCGTGAGGTGTTAGAAAACTATGGCGGAATCGTACCTGATAATCGCCATGAAATTTCAAAGTTAAAAGGGATTGGTCCTTATACCGCAGGTGCTATATTAAGTATTGCCTATAATAAGCCAGAACATGCGGTTGATGGTAATGTCATGCGGGTTTTAAGCCGTGTACTTAATATACATGAAGATATTGCACTACCAAAAACAAAGAAAATTTTCGAAGAAGCTGTGGATGAACTCATTGATCCTCATAATGCATCATCCTTTAATCAAGGTTTAATGGAGCTTGGGGCGCTTATTTGTTCACCAACTTCTCCTAAATGTTTACTATGTCCTGTCCGTGAATTTTGCACCGCATTTAATGAGGGAGAACCAGAAAAACTACCTGTGAAAACAAAAAAAGTCAAGATGAAGCATATTTTATACGACGTTTTTGTTTGTGAGGATGAGCAAGGGCGAATTTTAATGGAGCAACGGCCAGCAGTAGGATTACTAGCGAATATGTGGCAATTCCCGATGCTTGAACAAGCAGAGGACTCATTATTAAAATTTGCTCAGCACTATAAAGTTGAAACACAAGCACAACAGGAAATTTTAACATTTAAACATGTTTTCTCACATTTAACTTGGCATGTGAATGCTTATTATATGAAGTGTAAATCATTTGAAGAGGGTGAATGGCTAACTCGAGAGCAAATCGAATTATTACCTATGCCAGTGCCAATGTTAAAAATATGGCAAGCAATAAAATAG
- a CDS encoding gamma-type small acid-soluble spore protein — protein MKKNQNTNQQANKNMQRQSEEFGYETDFNEVQKQNAKAEQNKAQASGKYAKNNQNTNASE, from the coding sequence ATGAAGAAAAATCAAAACACAAACCAACAAGCAAATAAAAACATGCAACGCCAAAGTGAAGAGTTTGGTTATGAAACGGACTTCAACGAAGTGCAAAAGCAAAATGCTAAAGCTGAGCAAAATAAAGCTCAAGCTTCAGGCAAATATGCAAAGAATAACCAAAACACGAACGCAAGTGAGTAA
- the ntdP gene encoding nucleoside tri-diphosphate phosphatase, which produces MAIPVEGETIQIHSYKHNGRIHRVWQETMVLKGTKNIIIGANERTLVTESDGRTWLTREPSICYFHAEHWFNIICMLREDGVYYYCNLSSPFVFDNNAIKYIDYDLDIKVFPDMSYTLLDEDEYEQHRQEMSYPDVIDKILKRNVEKLISWIQQKRGPFAPDFIDAWTSRYKFQLDMQADDSQ; this is translated from the coding sequence ATGGCAATACCAGTAGAAGGAGAAACGATACAAATACATAGTTATAAGCACAATGGCCGCATCCACCGTGTTTGGCAAGAGACAATGGTGTTAAAAGGAACTAAAAACATTATAATCGGTGCGAATGAACGAACACTTGTGACAGAATCCGATGGTCGTACGTGGCTAACGAGAGAGCCTTCTATTTGTTATTTCCATGCGGAGCACTGGTTTAACATCATCTGCATGCTGCGTGAAGACGGTGTGTATTATTATTGTAATCTAAGCTCACCATTTGTTTTCGATAATAATGCCATTAAATACATTGACTACGATTTAGATATTAAGGTTTTTCCGGATATGTCGTATACCCTTTTAGATGAAGATGAATATGAACAGCATCGCCAGGAAATGTCTTACCCAGATGTCATCGATAAAATTTTAAAGCGTAATGTCGAAAAATTAATTAGCTGGATTCAACAAAAAAGAGGACCTTTTGCACCTGATTTTATCGATGCTTGGACAAGTCGTTATAAGTTTCAGCTCGATATGCAAGCAGATGATAGTCAGTAA
- a CDS encoding ABC transporter ATP-binding protein: MGSIKRYMRFVKPYTWEIILTVLIGIVKFAIPLFIPLLIKIVLDDIIGAEDLTDTEKTKELFYWLGGTIIVFFVIRPPIEYYRQYFAQHVSNKVLFDIRKEIYAHLQRLSLKYYANTRAGEVISRVINDVEQTKNFVMTGLMNVWLDLATIVIAVFIMLAMDVKLTLVALIAFPFYAISVRFFFGKLRTLTRNRSQALAGVQSYLHERVAGMSIIKSFTLEKHEQKLFDEANGEFLEKALDQTKWNAKSFAVVNTITDVAPLLVIAYAGYQVINGSLSVGTMVAFIAYIERLYGPLRRLVSSSTTLTQSIASMDRMFELIDEPYEVKNKKNALALSPATGEVRFENVAFQYEVDGSQILKNMNFTINPGETVAFVGMSGGGKSTIISLIPRFYDTSDGAVYVDGHDVKDVTIQSLRAQIGIVLQDNILFSDSVKENILMGKPGASEEEVIAAAKAANAHDFIMSLPNGYNTKVGERGVKLSGGQKQRVAIARVFLKNPPILILDEATSALDLESEALIQESLDALVHDRTTIIIAHRLSTITHADNIFVIDHGQLIEKGNHEQLMKEQGTYFNLFQVQHLD, translated from the coding sequence ATGGGTAGTATAAAGCGTTATATGCGTTTTGTAAAACCATACACATGGGAAATTATTTTAACGGTTTTAATTGGTATTGTGAAATTTGCCATCCCGTTATTTATTCCACTGCTCATAAAAATAGTCCTTGATGATATTATTGGTGCGGAAGATTTGACGGATACTGAAAAAACAAAAGAGTTGTTTTACTGGTTAGGCGGTACAATAATTGTATTTTTCGTTATACGACCACCGATAGAATACTATCGTCAATATTTTGCACAGCATGTGAGTAATAAGGTTCTTTTTGATATTCGTAAAGAAATTTACGCACATTTACAGCGCCTTAGCTTAAAGTATTACGCTAATACAAGAGCAGGTGAAGTTATTTCACGTGTAATTAATGATGTGGAGCAAACGAAAAACTTTGTGATGACAGGATTAATGAATGTATGGCTGGACTTGGCAACGATTGTTATTGCCGTCTTTATTATGCTAGCAATGGACGTTAAACTAACACTTGTGGCACTTATCGCATTTCCGTTTTATGCAATAAGCGTTAGGTTCTTCTTTGGGAAACTTCGAACTTTAACACGCAACCGCTCACAAGCACTTGCAGGTGTTCAAAGTTATCTTCATGAACGAGTAGCTGGCATGAGTATTATTAAAAGTTTTACGCTCGAAAAGCACGAACAAAAATTATTTGATGAAGCAAACGGCGAGTTTTTAGAAAAAGCATTGGATCAAACAAAATGGAATGCTAAATCTTTTGCGGTCGTCAATACGATTACCGATGTAGCACCATTACTTGTGATTGCTTATGCAGGCTATCAAGTAATTAATGGATCTTTATCGGTCGGAACAATGGTTGCTTTTATTGCTTATATTGAACGTCTTTACGGGCCTCTTCGCCGATTAGTAAGTTCATCGACAACGTTAACGCAATCAATTGCCTCGATGGATCGCATGTTTGAACTAATAGACGAGCCTTATGAGGTCAAAAATAAAAAAAATGCACTAGCATTATCGCCTGCAACAGGTGAGGTGCGATTTGAGAATGTCGCTTTTCAATATGAAGTGGATGGTTCGCAAATATTAAAAAATATGAATTTCACCATAAATCCAGGGGAGACAGTCGCATTTGTAGGAATGAGTGGCGGTGGGAAATCCACCATTATTAGCTTAATTCCACGTTTTTATGATACGTCAGACGGAGCGGTATATGTAGATGGTCATGATGTGAAGGACGTTACAATCCAATCATTACGCGCTCAAATTGGCATCGTGCTACAGGATAATATTTTGTTCAGTGATTCGGTAAAGGAAAACATACTGATGGGCAAACCTGGAGCGTCGGAGGAAGAAGTGATTGCTGCTGCAAAAGCAGCGAATGCACATGACTTTATTATGAGCTTGCCAAATGGCTATAACACGAAGGTTGGCGAGCGTGGTGTAAAATTATCGGGTGGACAAAAGCAACGTGTTGCCATTGCCCGTGTATTTTTAAAAAACCCACCGATTTTAATTTTAGATGAAGCAACATCAGCGCTCGATTTAGAAAGTGAAGCACTTATTCAAGAATCGCTCGATGCCTTAGTACATGATCGAACAACTATTATTATTGCGCACCGACTTTCTACAATTACACATGCCGATAATATTTTTGTTATTGATCATGGTCAATTAATTGAAAAAGGAAATCATGAGCAATTAATGAAGGAGCAAGGCACATACTTCAATTTATTCCAAGTACAACACTTAGATTAA
- a CDS encoding ABC transporter ATP-binding protein has product MRKKLLEIKGLQTTFFTDDGQIPAVDDIDFSVHEGEILGIVGESGSGKSVTSLSIMGLIPSPPGKITGGQVLLDGKNLAKLTDKQMQKIRGKDVAMIFQEPMTSLNPLFTIGEQLKEAILIHNPKWSKKKAFARAIEIMKLVGLPRAEELLKDYPHQLSGGMRQRVMIAMALVCDPKVLIADEPTTALDVTIQAQILQLMKDLNKRMNTAVLLITHDLGVVAETCERVIVMYAGQIVEEASIQEIFKTPKHPYTQGLIKSVPDMRYKKDSLYSIPGSVPKPGTIKDGCRFAARCEFAMERCLQETPPLYEATAQHKARCFLLEEQEVVQYVESVVEG; this is encoded by the coding sequence ATGCGAAAAAAGCTGTTAGAGATTAAAGGTTTACAAACAACCTTTTTCACAGATGATGGACAGATTCCTGCCGTTGACGATATTGATTTTTCGGTCCATGAAGGGGAAATTTTAGGGATTGTTGGAGAATCAGGCAGTGGTAAAAGTGTGACATCTTTGTCCATTATGGGCTTAATACCATCGCCACCTGGAAAAATCACAGGTGGACAAGTACTGTTAGATGGCAAAAATTTAGCGAAATTAACTGATAAGCAAATGCAAAAAATTCGTGGGAAAGATGTGGCGATGATCTTTCAAGAGCCGATGACTTCCTTAAACCCTTTATTTACTATAGGGGAGCAATTGAAAGAGGCTATTTTAATTCACAATCCTAAGTGGTCTAAAAAGAAAGCTTTTGCACGAGCGATAGAAATTATGAAACTAGTAGGGTTACCTCGTGCGGAGGAGTTATTAAAGGATTATCCACATCAATTGTCAGGTGGGATGCGCCAACGTGTCATGATTGCCATGGCGCTTGTCTGTGACCCGAAGGTACTGATTGCCGACGAACCGACAACAGCGCTAGATGTGACAATTCAAGCGCAAATTTTGCAACTAATGAAAGATTTGAACAAGCGGATGAATACGGCTGTTTTATTAATTACCCATGATTTAGGTGTCGTAGCAGAAACTTGCGAACGCGTTATCGTTATGTACGCTGGACAAATTGTTGAAGAAGCGTCCATACAAGAAATTTTTAAAACGCCAAAGCATCCTTATACACAAGGGCTTATTAAATCAGTACCAGATATGCGTTATAAAAAAGACAGTCTTTATTCGATACCTGGTAGTGTGCCAAAGCCAGGCACGATTAAAGACGGCTGTCGATTTGCAGCACGCTGTGAATTTGCGATGGAGCGTTGCTTACAGGAAACACCACCTTTATATGAAGCGACAGCGCAACATAAGGCAAGGTGCTTTTTATTGGAAGAACAGGAGGTGGTTCAATATGTCGAAAGTGTTGTTGAAGGTTGA
- a CDS encoding ABC transporter ATP-binding protein: MSKVLLKVDGLKKYFPIRKGFFNSQVGDVKAVDDVSFEVFEGETLGIVGESGCGKSTTGRLLMRLLEPTAGNIEFGGKMISTLSNNEMRKARRDIQMIFQDPYASLNPRHTIGKILEEPLIVHGMGNSKERKKKVIELLEIVGLNEYHAKRYPHQFSGGQRQRIGIARALMTNPRLIIADEPVSALDVSIQAQVLNLMQTLQRELKLTYIFISHDLGVVRHISNRVGVMYLGKLVELTDSENLYAEPLHPYTQALLSSVPVPDPTFEREQLIISGDIPSASNPPSGCAFHTRCPFKKEQCSSVVPKLQEVKQGHYVACHLYDALQH; encoded by the coding sequence ATGTCGAAAGTGTTGTTGAAGGTTGATGGTTTAAAAAAGTATTTTCCTATTCGGAAAGGTTTCTTTAATTCACAGGTTGGTGATGTAAAAGCTGTAGACGATGTTTCCTTTGAAGTATTTGAAGGCGAAACATTAGGTATCGTAGGTGAATCGGGATGTGGCAAGTCAACGACAGGTCGCCTATTAATGCGCTTGCTTGAGCCGACAGCAGGTAACATTGAATTTGGAGGCAAAATGATATCCACATTGTCCAACAATGAAATGCGGAAAGCGCGAAGAGATATCCAAATGATTTTCCAAGATCCTTATGCTTCGTTAAATCCACGCCATACGATTGGCAAGATTTTAGAGGAACCGCTCATTGTACATGGTATGGGCAATTCCAAAGAACGAAAAAAGAAAGTCATTGAGCTTCTTGAAATCGTTGGATTAAATGAATATCACGCAAAACGTTATCCACATCAATTTAGTGGAGGTCAAAGACAGCGTATAGGCATTGCTCGTGCGCTAATGACCAATCCTCGTCTTATTATTGCGGACGAGCCTGTTTCAGCACTGGATGTATCGATTCAAGCTCAAGTTTTAAATCTAATGCAAACATTGCAGAGGGAATTAAAGCTTACTTATATTTTTATCTCACATGACTTAGGGGTTGTTCGGCATATTAGTAATCGTGTCGGAGTTATGTATTTAGGCAAGTTAGTCGAGTTAACAGATAGTGAGAATTTATATGCAGAGCCGCTCCACCCATATACGCAGGCATTATTATCTTCAGTTCCTGTGCCTGATCCAACTTTTGAACGTGAGCAGCTTATTATATCTGGGGATATTCCGAGTGCATCTAATCCGCCAAGCGGCTGTGCATTCCATACAAGATGTCCATTTAAGAAAGAGCAATGCTCAAGCGTTGTTCCGAAACTGCAAGAAGTGAAACAGGGTCATTATGTTGCTTGTCATCTTTATGATGCACTTCAACATTAA
- a CDS encoding ABC transporter substrate-binding protein → MKKKKLWSLGVMLILVLSTILAACSGGSDGKDTGSKDTSTGGDSANGSEKTLVYGRGGDSTALDPATVTEGESFKVTVNIYETLINFGDEDVTLHPGLAKSWEASEDGLTYTFQLEEGVKFHDGSDFNAEAVVKNFERWKAGADKFPYFMSQFTMGGEQVIESITAEGDSTVVFKLKQPQAPFLKNLAMSPFAIASPSAFEANDDALIDKPVGTGPFKFVSWTRNDSITIEKNPDYRVAGFPKLDKVIFRSIPDNSARLNALNNGEVDVVDGLSPSDKGSIESNGDLQLIERPSMNVGYLGLTVTRPPFDNVKVRQAVNYAIDKQALVDAFYEGLAQPAKNPMPPVIAGYNDDITGYAYDPEKAKALLKEAGYDGKEIELWAMPVPRPYMPDGQKIAEAIQKNLADVGIPSKIVSFEWATYLEKAQNGEADAFLLGWTGDNGDADNFLYTLLDADNIGSNNYTFYDNQELHKLFVAAQTEVNEDKRIELYKQAQAIISEDAPWVPLAHSIPILAASTKVSNYHAHPTGSDRLEAVDMN, encoded by the coding sequence ATGAAGAAAAAGAAGCTTTGGTCATTAGGCGTCATGCTAATCCTTGTTCTCTCGACAATCTTAGCTGCGTGTAGTGGTGGCTCTGATGGCAAGGATACAGGTTCAAAAGATACGTCTACTGGCGGTGATTCAGCTAACGGCAGTGAAAAAACATTAGTATATGGTCGAGGTGGGGATTCCACTGCACTTGACCCTGCAACAGTAACAGAAGGTGAATCTTTTAAAGTTACAGTGAATATCTATGAAACACTGATTAACTTTGGAGATGAAGATGTTACATTGCATCCAGGTTTAGCAAAATCTTGGGAAGCTTCAGAAGATGGACTAACTTACACATTCCAACTTGAAGAAGGTGTAAAGTTCCACGATGGTTCTGATTTTAACGCAGAAGCAGTTGTGAAAAATTTCGAGCGCTGGAAAGCTGGCGCTGATAAGTTCCCGTACTTCATGTCCCAATTCACAATGGGCGGTGAGCAAGTAATTGAATCAATTACAGCAGAAGGCGATTCAACGGTTGTATTCAAACTGAAGCAGCCACAAGCACCATTCTTGAAAAACTTAGCAATGTCACCATTTGCAATTGCTTCTCCAAGTGCATTTGAAGCAAATGACGATGCGCTTATCGATAAGCCAGTAGGAACAGGTCCATTCAAATTTGTAAGTTGGACACGTAATGATTCTATTACAATTGAGAAAAATCCTGACTATCGTGTTGCAGGATTCCCGAAATTAGATAAAGTAATTTTCCGTTCGATTCCTGATAACTCTGCTCGCTTAAATGCACTAAATAACGGCGAGGTAGATGTTGTCGATGGATTAAGTCCATCTGATAAAGGGTCAATCGAATCAAATGGTGATTTACAATTAATCGAACGTCCTTCTATGAACGTTGGTTACCTTGGTTTAACAGTAACACGCCCACCATTTGATAATGTAAAAGTGCGTCAAGCAGTAAACTATGCAATTGATAAGCAAGCGTTAGTTGATGCTTTCTATGAAGGATTAGCTCAGCCTGCGAAAAACCCGATGCCACCAGTTATTGCTGGCTACAACGATGATATTACAGGTTACGCATATGATCCTGAAAAAGCAAAAGCATTATTAAAAGAAGCAGGCTATGACGGTAAAGAAATTGAATTATGGGCAATGCCAGTACCACGTCCATATATGCCAGATGGACAAAAAATTGCAGAAGCTATTCAAAAGAATTTAGCTGATGTAGGCATTCCATCTAAAATTGTTTCATTCGAATGGGCTACGTATTTAGAAAAAGCTCAAAATGGTGAAGCGGATGCGTTCTTACTTGGTTGGACAGGTGATAACGGCGATGCAGACAACTTCCTTTACACATTATTAGACGCTGATAATATCGGCTCAAATAACTACACGTTCTATGACAACCAAGAGTTACACAAATTATTTGTTGCTGCACAAACAGAAGTAAATGAAGACAAACGTATTGAACTTTACAAACAAGCGCAAGCAATCATTTCTGAGGATGCTCCATGGGTTCCACTTGCACACTCAATTCCTATTTTAGCTGCAAGTACAAAAGTTTCAAATTACCATGCACATCCAACTGGCTCTGACCGTTTAGAAGCAGTAGATATGAATTAG
- a CDS encoding ABC transporter permease → MLHYMGRRLFQLIPVLLGMTFIVFMLIRLIPGNPAQVILGQQATKEAVEALNASLGLDKPWYTQYFGYLGGIFQGDLGVSLRTKLPVSQEIFPYLAATAELALFAMIIAIVVGVNAGIISAWFQNSWFDYVAMVIALIGVSVPVFWLGLMEQWAFSINLGWFPTSGRDNVRDPITAITHFYLLDTLLQGRFDQFTEVLKRLVLPGVALATIPMAIIARITRSSMLEVMRSDYVRTARAKGQKMFIVVYKHALKNAVIPVLTVIGLQTGLLLGGAILTETIFSWPGIGRYIYDAIGFRDYPVIQSGILIVAFIFIMINLIVDLLYTVIDPRIKYK, encoded by the coding sequence ATGCTTCACTATATGGGAAGGCGTTTATTTCAATTAATCCCAGTTTTGCTTGGAATGACTTTTATCGTCTTTATGTTAATTCGTTTAATTCCTGGTAACCCCGCGCAAGTGATTTTAGGTCAGCAGGCGACGAAAGAGGCGGTTGAGGCATTAAACGCAAGTTTAGGATTAGACAAGCCATGGTACACACAATATTTTGGCTATTTAGGTGGTATTTTTCAGGGCGATTTAGGTGTTTCATTGCGTACAAAGTTACCTGTGTCACAAGAGATATTTCCTTATTTAGCGGCAACAGCAGAATTAGCCTTATTTGCAATGATTATTGCAATTGTTGTTGGAGTCAATGCAGGTATTATTTCAGCTTGGTTCCAAAATTCATGGTTTGATTATGTAGCGATGGTCATTGCTTTAATTGGGGTATCTGTGCCAGTCTTTTGGCTAGGTTTAATGGAACAATGGGCGTTTAGTATAAACCTTGGATGGTTCCCAACATCGGGACGTGATAATGTCCGTGACCCTATAACCGCCATTACGCATTTTTATTTGCTCGATACACTTCTTCAAGGGAGATTTGATCAGTTTACGGAAGTGTTAAAACGTTTAGTATTACCAGGGGTGGCACTTGCTACAATTCCAATGGCGATTATCGCAAGAATTACTCGCTCTTCCATGCTGGAGGTTATGCGCTCCGATTATGTTCGTACAGCTAGAGCAAAAGGACAAAAAATGTTTATTGTTGTTTATAAACACGCACTGAAAAATGCAGTTATTCCAGTGTTAACAGTAATTGGGTTACAAACAGGGTTACTGCTTGGTGGTGCCATTTTAACAGAAACCATCTTCAGTTGGCCAGGTATTGGTCGTTATATTTACGATGCCATTGGCTTCCGTGATTATCCAGTTATCCAATCAGGTATTTTAATCGTTGCGTTTATTTTCATTATGATTAATTTAATTGTCGATCTACTTTATACAGTGATAGATCCACGCATTAAATATAAATAG